The following nucleotide sequence is from Streptomyces leeuwenhoekii.
GGCGCGGGGTGCCCCGCCCGCCGTGTCGCGTCCCCCGCGCGACGTTCAGTCCGCGGGCGGCAGCTCGCCCGAGCCCCGGGTGATCAGCCGGGTGGGCAGCTCGATCCGTTCGGGCGCGACCAGGGCACCGTCCAACTGCCGGAAGAGCCGCTCGGCGGCGGTGCGGCCGAGGGCCGTCGCGTCCTGGGCGACGACGGTGAGACCCGGCCGGAGCAGCTCGGCCAGTTCGATGTCGTCGAAACCGACGAGGGCGACGCGGCGGGAGTGCTCGGCCAGGACGCGGATCACGGTGACCGTCACCCGGTTGTTGCCGGTGAAGACCGCGGTGACCGGATGCGGGTCCGAGAGCATCTCCTCGGTCGCCCGGCGCACCCGCTCGGGATCCGTGACGCCCAGCGACATCCAGGAGTCCTTCACCGGTATGCCCGCGTCCTCCATGGCCGCCCGGTAGCCGCGCAGCCGCTCGGCCGCCGTGTGGATCCGGGGCATGTCGCCGATGAAGCCGATCCTGCGGTGCCCGTGGGCGATCAGATGGGCCACCCCGTCCCGGGCGCCGCCGAAGTTGTCCGAGAGCACCACGTCCGCGTCGATCCGCCCGGCCGGCCGGTCCACGAACACCGTGGCGACGCCCGCCTTCAGCTCCGGCTCCAGATACCGGTGGTCGTCCCCGGCCGGGATCACCACCAGACCGTCCACGCGCCGGGCGCACAGCGCGAGCACCAGCTCCCGCTCGCGGTCGGGGTCCTCGGCGCTGGAGCCGTTGATGAGCAGGGCGCCGTGGGCGCGGGCCACTTCCTCCACCGCGCGGCTCAGCGGCCCGTAGAACGGGTCCGCTAGGTCCTCCAGGACCAGCCCGACGCTCGCCGTGCGGCCCTTGCGCAGCACGCGCGCGCTGTCGTTGCGGCGGAAGCCGAGCGCGTCGATGGCCTCCTGGACCCGGCGCTCCGTCTCCGGCGTCACGCCGGGCTCGCCGTTGACCACGCGGGAGACGGTCTTCAGCCCCACCCCGGCGCGGGCGGCGACGTCCTTCATGGTCGGACGGTTGCCATAGCGGGTCCCGGAGAGGCGGTCGGTGCGGCGGGGCGTCTCGGGCACGGTGCGGTGTCCTGTCCTGTCGTCCACGGGACGCGTCGGTCCCTGCGGTGATATTTGAGGATGTGGCGTCGAGCATAGAGCCTGGACAACGTTGTCAAGTGCGAGGGAGACTGTCCACAGCGCCCCCCGGACCGCGCCGTCGCCGCACGGCCGCTCGGTGGTGCCCTTTCGCGTTTTTTCCAGGTTTCTCATGGTGGACGGGGAGATCCGACTCTGATGCACACCGACCTCGTGGCCGCGCTGGACATCGGCGGCACCAAGATCGCCGGAGCGCTGGTGGACGGCGACGGCCGGATCCTGGTGCGCGCCCAGCGCGCCACGCCCGCGCAGGAGGACGGCGAGACCGTGATGCGGGCCGTCGAGGAGGTGCTCGGTGAGCTGAGCGCCTCGCCGCTGTGGGCACGCGCCGCGGCGGTCGGCATCGGCAGCGCCGGCCCGGTGGACGCCTCCGCGGGCACGGTGAGCCCGGTCAACGTGCCCGGCTGGCGCGACTACCCCCTGGTCGCGCGGGTCCGGGCCGCGGCCGGGGGCCTGCCCGTCGAGCTGATCGGCGACGGCGTCGCCATCACGGCGGCCGAACACTGGCAGGGCGCCGCCCGCGGGCACGACAACGCGCTGTGCATGGTGGTCTCCACCGGGGTCGGCGGCGGCCTGGTCCTCGACGGGCGGCTGCATCCCGGGCCCACCGGCAACGCCGGTCACATCGGCCACATCAGCGTGGACCTCGACGGCGACCCCTGCCCGTGCGGCGCGCGTGGCTGCGTGGAGCGGATCGCGAGCGGTCCGAACATCGCCCGCCGGGCCCTCGACGACGGCTGGCGGCCCGGCCCCGACGGCGACACCTCCGCCGCCGCGGTGGCCGCCGCCGCCCGGGCGGGCGACCCGGTGGCCGTGGCCTCCTTCCGGCGGGCGGCCCAGGCGCTGGCCGCCGGCATCGCGGCGACCGCGACCCTCGTCGAGATCGACATCGCGGTGATCGGCGGCGGTGTGGGCAAGGCGGGCGAGGTGCTCTTCGCCCCGCTGCGCGAGGCCCTCGCCGACTACGCCACCCTGTCCTTCACCCGGCACCTGACGGTGGCCCCCGCCCAGATGGGCACGGACGCCGGGCTGGTCGGAGCGGCGGCGGCCGCCCTCGCCAGGCGGGGGCACGCGGCTCCGGCGGGGGTCTAGTGCCGCGGCAGGCAACGTCCGCCCCGTCGCGACGCCCGGCACGCATTCCCAAGCTCTTCGAGCAGGGGGTCCCCACTCGCCGCTCCGGCCGGGAAGCCTGGGTACGTCCAGTACGAGGACTTCCGGCCGGCACCGCGAGCACGCACCGGACGCCGCTCCTTGACGGGCCCCGCGCGCTGCCGCCCCGGGCCGCGCGCCCGGTAGGGCCCCAGCGGCGACGGGAGGGCACCCGCCGTCGTCACGGACCGGCCGGGCGGCCGGCCGCCGCTCGGTCCCGTATCGCCGTACGCCGGCGCGTCCCGGTCGCCGGCGCGGACCCGCCCGGGGCGCGGGGAGTCCGGGACCGTCCGCTCTGACGAGGCGTCACCGGCCGGTGTACCCGAGGGTGCGATGGGCGAGGACCGACAGGGCGGAGAGCAACTCGCTCTCCTCCTGCGCGGTGTGCTCCCGGGTGAAGAGCAGATAGCAGTTGCGCTCGCACGCCCACGCCACGACGCGCAACAGCTTCTCGTCCTCGTCCGGGTCCGTGCCGACCAGTCCCCGGGCGCGGTCACGGGCGACCGCCGCACAGGCCAGCATGACCCCGTGTTCGATCAGGCCGGTCCAGATGTGCCGGTAGCCCGGATGGGCGGCCAGTTCGATCCCGACCCGGAAGATGTGCGCGTGCTGCCGCCAGTTGTCGAGCAGCCGACCGACGACAAGGGGGAAGCATGAAGACGAGGAAGATCGGCGCGGCTCTGACCGTGGCGCTGGCCGCACTGGCCTACGCCGGGGCGCCCGCGGCGGCCGACGGCCATGTGCAGCGGTTCGACGGCAGTGCGCGGGTGACCTTCTACTCGACGGGCGAGAAGCTCAAGGTGTGCGACGGCCGCAAGGACGGGCACTCCGCGGTCGGGCGGCTCTACCGCAGCGACACCGGCAAGACCTACTCCGTTTGGCGCCGCGCGGGTGTCGGGTGCTCGACGTTCAACTACTCGATGCCCGAGGGCACGGATGTGAAGTACCGCGCCTGCCTCGGCAATTGGAACAACAAGACGTACTGGGGCTGCTCGGTACGGGTCGACGACGAGGCATGACACGGCCCTCGGGACCGGGCTGATCGCGAAAGCGCGGTCTTTCGGCCGCCCTGGCGCGGAATCACCGGCCGGGGCGGCCACCGCGTGACCTCAGCCGGTCCGCGCAGTTGAATCCGGCATGAAGAAGCGCAGCATGCTCGCCATTGCCTCCCTCGCCGCCGGATTCGTCGTCGCGGCCGTGACCCCTTCCCACGCCCTGAACGCCCATCCGCTCGGCCCCGACGTGACGGACGACACTCTCAGCACCCTCGAGCAGGCCACCGGCGACGACAGCTTCGCCTTCGCCGTCCAGACCGGGAACGACCAGCTCTGATCCCTTCCGTCCCACCGAAGCGCACACGGCGCCGGTGCCCCGCGGCGACGGGGCACCGGCGCCGTCGCCGTGTGACCTCAACCGGGCCTGGTTTCCATGGCAGGGTGGAGCGGGCAAGCCACAGGGGGCCAACGGAAGAGGGGGACCTGTGACCGTCGTCTGGATCAACGGCGCGTTCGGTGCGGGCAAGACGTCCACCGCACGGGAGCTGATCGAACTGATCCCGAACAGCACGTTCTTCGACCCCGAGGTGATCGGCGCGGGCCTCACCCACCTGCTGCCGCCCAAGCGCCTCGCCGAGGTCGGCGACTTCCAGGACCTTCCGATCTGGCGCCGTCTCGTGGTCGACACGGCGGCGGCGATGCTCGCCGAGCTCGGCGGGACCCTGGTGGTGCCCATGACCCTGCTGCGCCAGGAGTACCGCGACGAGATCTTCGGCGGCCTCGCCGCTCGCCGGATACCCGTACGGCACATACTCCTGACCCCCGCTGAAACGATCCTGCGGGAGCGGATAGCCGACCGGAAGGTCCCGCCGGACCTCCCCGACGGCGAGATACGGATACGTCAGTGGTCCTACGACCACATCGAGCCCTACCGCGCCGCCCTCGCCTCCTGGCTGACCGCCGACGCCCACCCGATCGACACCAGCGCCCTCACCCCGCGTGAGTCCGCCGCCCGTATCGCCGAGGCCGTCAGCACCGGCGCCGCACCCGTCTGCGACATCGTGCAGACGCCCGAGCCGACCGCCGAGACCCTCGCCGCCGGCGTCCTCCTCTTCGACGAGCAGGACCGCGTGCTGCTGGTCGACCCCACCTACAAGCCCGGCTGGGAGTTCCCCGGCGGCGTCGTCGAACCCGGCGAGGCGCCCGCCCGCGCCGGCATCCGCGAGGTGGAGGAGGAGACCGGCATCGTCCTGGACGACGTACCCTCCCTGCTCGTCGTCGACTGGGAGCGGCCCGTGCCGCCCGGCTTCGGCGGGCTGCGCCTGCTCTTCGACGGCGGCCGTCTCGACTCCGCCGAGGCCGGGCGGCTGCTGCTGCCGGGGCCCGAGCTGCGCGGCTGTCGTTTCGTCACCGAGGAGGAGGCCGCCGACCTGCTGCCCCCGGTCCGCTACGAGCGCCTCCGCTGGGCGCTGCGGGCCCGGGAACGCGGAGCGGCGCTCTACCTGGAGGCCGGAGTCCCGGTCGGGTGACGCCGGCGGGACGCCCCGGCCGTCCGCGCGCCGGGCAAGCCGAGGGCGCGCCGGGCACCCCGAGCCGTGTCGCCCGGCCGGAACGGGAGGCGGCGGCCTCCCGCACGCAGAGGCGGCCACGGTAAGCGGGGGGTGCGGCGCGCGGCGGTCAGCTCGCCGCGTAGTTGAGCAGGAACAGCGCCTCCGCCACCGACAGCCGCTCCAGCTCCTCGGGCGACACGCTTTCGTTCACGGCGTGGATCTGGGCCTCCGGCTCGCTCAGACCGATCAGCAGGATCTCCGCCTCCGGGTACAGGGTGGCGAGGGTGTTGCACAGCGGGATGGACCCACCCTGGCCGGCGTACTGCATCTCCTGGCCGGGGTAGGCCACCGCCATCGCCTCGGCCATCGCCTTGTACGCCGGGCTGGAGGTGTCGGCGCGGAACGCCTGGCCCTGGCCGATCTGCTCGACGCGGACCCGCGCACCCCACGGTGTGTGCGCCTCCAGGTGCGCCGCGAGGAGACCGGTCGCCTCGGCGGCGTCCACGCCCGGCGGCACCCGAAGGCTGACCAGCGCCCGGGCGCTCGCCTGCACCGACGGGGTGGCGCCGACGACCGGCGGGCAGTCGATGCCGAGTACCGTGACGGCCGGACGCGCCCAGATGCGGTCGGCGACCGTGCCGGAGCCGATCAGCTCCACCCCGTCCAGCACCTTGGCGTCCTGGCGGAACTGCTCCTCGTCGTACTGGAGGCCGTCCCACCGCGCGTCGGTGGTGAGCCCGTCGACGGTCGTCGTGCCGTCCTCGGCGCGCAGCGAGTCCAGTACGCGGATCAGGGCGGCCAGCGCGTCGGGGGCGGCGCCGCCGAACTGGCCCGAGTGCAGGTTGCCCGCCAGGGTGTCGACCTGCACCCGTACGAGGGTCATGCCGCGCAGGGTGGCGGTGACCGTCGGCAGACCGGCCCGGAAGTTTCCCGCGTCCCCGATGACGACGGTGTCGGCCGCCAGCAGTTCGGGGTGCTCCTCGGCGTACCGCTCCAGACCGCCGGTGCCCTGCTCCTCGGATCCCTCGGCGATCACCTTGACGTGCACCGGTACGCCGCCGTTCGCCTTCAGCGCCCGCAGCGCCAACAGGTGCATGATCACGCCGCCCTTGCAGTCGGCGGCCCCGCGTCCGTACCAGCGGCCGTCCCGCTCGGTCAGCTCGAAGGGCGGGGTGTCCCAGCCGGCCTCGTCGAGCGGGGGCTGCACGTCGTAGTGGGCGTAGAGCAGCACCGTCTTCGCGCCCTCGGGGCCGGGCAGGTAGCCGTACACCGACTGCGTGCCGTCCGGGGTGTCCAGCAGCGCCACGTCCTGGAAGCCCTCGGCGCGCAGCGCGTCGGCTATCCAGTTCGCGGCGGCCTCGCTCTCGCTCCTCGGGAACTGGTCGAAGTCCGCCACCGACTTGAAGGCCACCAGTTCGGCGAGCTCCTCCTTCGCCCTGGGCATCAGCGAGGCGACGGTCCCGGTGACCGGATGCGACGACATGGGCACGCTCCTTGTGGTGCGACGTTGTACCGGTGATCGATCCTCGCACAGCGGGCGGCGGCTCCTCGTACGGCGGCCGGTCACCTGGCGCGGGGGCCAGGGGGCATGCCGCGCGGCGGCGGCGCGTGGCCCCGCGGGCGGCCGCCCGCCGCCTGCCGCGCGGCGGCCCCCGCGGATCCTCGCGCGGGGGCCCGCGGCGATGCCGCCGTAGGATGCGGGGGACAGGAGCGGCATGCGGCTGGATCGGAGCGGTAGACCATCGTGAGCAGCGAGAACTCTTCGGCGGAGGACGCGCGGCAGGTGTGGGACGTCGTGGTGGTGGGGGCGGGACCCGCGGGCGCCTCGGCCGCCTACGCGGCGGCGGTCGCCGGACGGCGCGTGCTGTTGCTGGAGAAGGCGGAGCTGCCCCGCTACAAGACGTGCGGCGGCGGCATCATCGGCCCCTCACGCGACGCCCTGCCACCCGGCTTCGAACTGCCCTTCAAGGACCGCGTGCACGCCGTCACCTTCTCCCACAACGGGCGTTTCACGCGGACGCGCCGCTCCCGGCAGATGCTCTTCGGGCTGATCAACCGGCCCGAGTTCGACCAGCAGCTCGTCGAGCACGCCCAGAAGGCGGGCGCCGAGCTGCGCACCGGCGTGACCGTCTCGCGGGTCGAGCAGCACGGGTCGGCCGTGCCGGACCGGCGCACGGTCGCCGTCGTCCTGCAGGGCGGCGAGACCGTGCTCGCGCGGGCCGTCGTCGGCGCCGACGGCAGCGCCAGCCGCATAGGAGCGCACGTCGGGGTCAAGCTCGACCAGGTCGACCTGGGGCTGGAGGCCGAGATCCCGGTGCCGGAGACGGTCGCCGAGGACTGGAAGGGGCGGGTCCTCATCGACTGGGGGCCCATGCCCGGCAGTTACGGCTGGGTCTTCCCCAAGGGTGACACGCTGACGGTCGGTGTGATCTCCGCCCGCGGCGAAGGCGCCGCGACCAAGCGGTACCTGGAGGACTTCATCGGCCGGCTCGGTCTCGCCGGCTTCGAACCGAGCATCTCCTCCGGCCATCTGACCCGCTGCCGCGCCGATGACTCACCGCTCTCGCGGGGCCGGGTCCTGGTGTGCGGGGACGCGGCGGGGCTCCTGGAGCCATGGACCCGCGAGGGCATCTCGTTCGCGCTGCGGTCGGGGCGGCTCGCGGGGGAGTGGGCGGTGCGGATCGCCGAGGCGCACGACGCCGTGGACACGCGCCGGCAGGCCCTGAACTACGCGTTCGCCGTCAAGGCCGGCCTCGGCGTGGAGATGAGCGTGGGCAAGCGCATGCTCGCCGTCTTCGAACGGCGTCCGGGGATCTTCCACGCGGCGCTGACCGGGTTCCGGCCCGCCTGGCGGGCGTTCAAGGACATCACGCAGGGCTCGTCGTCGCTGGGCGAGCTGGTCCGCAGCCATCCGATGGCCCAGCGCGCCCTGAACGCGCTGGACCGCCGGTCGGCCGACGAACCGGTCGGCTCCTGAACGCGCTGCGGGACGCCGTGCGGCGCCGGGAGATCTACGTCGAAGGCGCCGCGCGCTGGCGCAACCCGGAGGACGACCTGCCCGGCGACTCCAAGGCGGCCCGCGCCGTGCGCTACGCCGCGATCCGCCAGCCGCTGAACCCGTGGACGTTCATCGCGGATCTGAAGAAGCGCATGACCGCGGGCCTGGACCAGCTGTCCGGCGCGCTCGCGGGCGGCAGCGCGGGCGGGTGAAGGTCACACCCCGCAAGGGCGAGCCGTGGATCGCCGTGCCCAAGCTGAAGCCGCCGGCCGAGCCCACCGGCCTGACAGCCTCAAGGACGAGGTCGCGCGACGCTGGGGCGTCCTGGGCCGGCCTTGGGGAACGTCGGTACAGTCGCTTGGCGCTGAGAGTGATCATGGTTGGGGCCGGAGTCAGGGGGAGCGGGTCGCCCGCCATCGGCCCGGGCGACGCGGCCCGGATCACCTACGCCGAGGGCCTGGAGACGGACACGGTGGGTGGCCCTGCGGAGCTGCTGCTGTGGGAGATGCGCGGCGACCGGGCCGCGGGCGCCTCCTGGGCGGGACTACATCGACCACAACACCCAGGGGTACCGCGAGTTCCAGTGCCGGTGGAACGACGGCACCTGGGAGGTGTGGGTCCGCTAGCCGAACTCCTCGCCCTTACCTCCCGGGCGCCGGCGCCGGCCTGCGCCCGGGAGCGTGAACGGTCCTGAGAAGGCCATCGGGTCCGAACGGGAATCAGCGGTAGCCGCTGACCCGGATCATGGTCCGGTCGGGACGAGGGCGCTGACGCGATTCTCGTACTCGCGGCGGGCCTTGCGCTGTGCCGGGACAGTCGGGGTGCCTGGCCGCCGTCGAGGGGCTGGCAGCGGGCGAGGAGCTGGCGGTGGACGGCCCGGGTGGTGCTGACGCGCAGGGTGTAGCCCTGGCCGTGCCGTACGGTCACGCCTTGGTCGAGCGCCGCCCGCTCGGCGGGTTCCAGCTCGGCGGTGCGGAGGAAGTCGGCGACCTTGCTCGGCATGTCGAGGGTGACCGGCAGCTCCGGCGGCGGAGTGTCCTCCTCGGTGGCGGTGTGGTCGGGCAGGAGGTCGGCGATGGCGCCGCGGCTGATGCCGTGGTCGCGGGCGAGGGCGGCGATGGAGCGGCCTTCAGCCCACCGCCTGGTTGAACAGCGCCACCGGCCCCTCGGCGTGCGTCCACGCCCGCCCGTGCGGGAACGTACGGAACCGCCGGGACCGCTCCGAGCACTTCACTTGGCGGATGAGCGCTTGGGCTGGCGGGGCTGAGCGTTCCAGGTGGCGATCAGCAAGGTGACCGACGGGTCCGATGCACGCGCTTGACCCGTACCCCAAGGTCCGGGTTTAGCGTTCTGGGCGACGAGGAGGTGCACATGCGTGCAGGTGAGGCGGCCGCGGCTGCCGGTGTGACGATCAAGGCTCTGCGTTACTACGAGGATTGCGGTCTGCTCAGCCCGGGACGTGCGGCCAATGGCTATCGCGACTACACCGCGGAGGACGTCCGGCTGGCCGAGGAGATCCGCAGCCTCGGGACGCTCGGCCTCGCTCCGAAGGAGACCGGACCATTTCTCGCATGCCTGCGCGCGGGCCACGAGCAAGGTGACCACTGTGTGGAGTCCCTGGCCGCCTACCAGCGGAAGATCGAGGCCCTGGACCTCCTCGTCGCCCGGTTGACCCGCTCCCGGGACCAGCTGATCCGCCGCCGGGACGCGGCGGCCCAACGAGGTTTCCCCTCGGCCACCGAGCTAGCGAAGGAATCCACCGAGATGCTGCCCACAGCCGACCCCCTGCCCGCCGATCTGCCGGCTCCGGTGGACGACGGTGCTGCCGCCCACCTTCCGGGTCGTACGCTCCCCGCCCTGTCTTTCACCGGCACGGACGGCAGCAATATCCGCCTGGACGCGGTCTTCGAAGGCCGCTGGGTGCTTTTCCTCTACCCGCTCACCGGGGACCCGGCAGCCGATATCCCGGAAGGCTGGAACGAGATCCCCGGCGCCCGCGGCTGCAGCCAGGAGGCCTGCAGCTTCCGCGACAACCTGGACGCGCTACGGGCGGAAGGCATCGGCCGCGTCCTCGCCCTGTCCTCGGACCGAGCCGATTACCAGCAGGCACTCGTGGACCGCCTGCACTTGCCTTACCCGATGCTCTCCGATCCCCGGCTCACGCTTGCGGACGAGCTGAAACTCCCGACGTTCGAGGCAGGCGGCCAGACCCTCTACCGGCGCCTCACTCTCGTACTGCGCGGCGCCACCATCGAGCACGTCTTCTACCCGGTCTTCCCGCCGGACACCCACGCCGACGAAGTGGCGCAGTGGTTCCGGGACCATCGCGACGCGTAACCGCCCCGATGAAAGGCCGTCATCCCGCCCCCGCAGCGACACCGACCGGCCGCATCAAGCTGAGCGCTTCAGTTGCCCGGTGAGCGTGTGAGTTGGCCGCTCATAGCCCCTCAGTCCGTCGTGCCCGGCCTCGCTCACCACCACGACGGGCCGGGGGAGGGGCGCCGGTCAGCTCGTGCGCGGGCCGACCGTGATGCGGAAGACGGGGTGGTCGGGGGCCGAGGCGATGATCTCCTCGTCGGACGACGCGGCGGTGACCCCCTGGAAGTACTGGTCGACCTCCCAGCCCCACTTCTCCAGGTAGGTCCGCAGAACTGGGAGCTTCTCGTCGTCGGGGAGCTCCACCGCGGTGAAGGCGCGGACCTCGCGGCCGACGCGCAGTTCCCCGCCCCCGGCGGCGCGCATGTTGCGCACCCACTGCGAGTGTCCGCGCGCCGAGACCAGATACCGCGCGCCGTCGTAGGTGTGCGGGTTGACCGGGATGCGCTGCATCCGTCCGCTGGTGCGGCCGCGGACGGACATCTCCGCGGTGCCCGCGAGGCTCAGACCGTGCCGGGCCAGCCAGCCGACGACTCGGTTCAGCCGGAGGGCCAGCGGGCTGGCCTTCAGGTAGTACGGCGATGACGGCGACGGTGACATGGGACCCCCAGGACATGGTGAGAGCGCCGCTCACGATTGTGAGCACTGCTCTCGCTTCGATGGGTCCAGTCTGAGCGAGAGTGACGCCCTGCGCAAGAGCAGTGCTCTCGTTTCTGTGCGCCGCTCTCTTCTCTTGGTGCGCCGCTCCCGTCTGGGGGTGCCGGCAAGAACGCTGTCACCGGCCGCAAAACGGCGTGATCTTGCGATGAAGGGGCCACGGGGGGTGATCTTGAAGCCCTGAGGCAGGCCACAGCCGTCACCCGAACGGGCAGGGCCGGGTCTGCCATCGGCCCGGCCACAGAGGTGATCGAGCGGCCGGGGTCCAGGAAGGCTGCCCGGCCACAGGCGACGTCTGCCGGGAGAGCGGTCCCTGACCTGTGCAGTCCGCAGCGGGGCCACACCGCGGACGGCACTCCGGCAGGAAAGGGCGACGGCCGCCGTGCCGTCGGCTGCCGCGGCGCGGCTGATCAGCGGCTTTCGCCCGGGCGAAAGCCGCTGAGGTCGCCGTAGTCCGACAGAACGCCGACCAGGTCACCGGGTTTGTGCCGCAGGGTGGTGTCCAGGAAGGCGAGAGTGGTCGCGGCGACGACGTGCACGCTCTCGGTGCGGCCTAGGGACCCGGCTACCGATGGCACCGGCGGCAGATACAGGGGGCCGTCCATGAAGGTGAGGTGCGCGGCGCCGGGGATGGTGAGCCGGTAGCTCGTCGCGGTGCTGAGCTCGAG
It contains:
- a CDS encoding LacI family DNA-binding transcriptional regulator produces the protein MDDRTGHRTVPETPRRTDRLSGTRYGNRPTMKDVAARAGVGLKTVSRVVNGEPGVTPETERRVQEAIDALGFRRNDSARVLRKGRTASVGLVLEDLADPFYGPLSRAVEEVARAHGALLINGSSAEDPDRERELVLALCARRVDGLVVIPAGDDHRYLEPELKAGVATVFVDRPAGRIDADVVLSDNFGGARDGVAHLIAHGHRRIGFIGDMPRIHTAAERLRGYRAAMEDAGIPVKDSWMSLGVTDPERVRRATEEMLSDPHPVTAVFTGNNRVTVTVIRVLAEHSRRVALVGFDDIELAELLRPGLTVVAQDATALGRTAAERLFRQLDGALVAPERIELPTRLITRGSGELPPAD
- a CDS encoding ROK family protein, with the protein product MHTDLVAALDIGGTKIAGALVDGDGRILVRAQRATPAQEDGETVMRAVEEVLGELSASPLWARAAAVGIGSAGPVDASAGTVSPVNVPGWRDYPLVARVRAAAGGLPVELIGDGVAITAAEHWQGAARGHDNALCMVVSTGVGGGLVLDGRLHPGPTGNAGHIGHISVDLDGDPCPCGARGCVERIASGPNIARRALDDGWRPGPDGDTSAAAVAAAARAGDPVAVASFRRAAQALAAGIAATATLVEIDIAVIGGGVGKAGEVLFAPLREALADYATLSFTRHLTVAPAQMGTDAGLVGAAAAALARRGHAAPAGV
- a CDS encoding NUDIX hydrolase, with protein sequence MTVVWINGAFGAGKTSTARELIELIPNSTFFDPEVIGAGLTHLLPPKRLAEVGDFQDLPIWRRLVVDTAAAMLAELGGTLVVPMTLLRQEYRDEIFGGLAARRIPVRHILLTPAETILRERIADRKVPPDLPDGEIRIRQWSYDHIEPYRAALASWLTADAHPIDTSALTPRESAARIAEAVSTGAAPVCDIVQTPEPTAETLAAGVLLFDEQDRVLLVDPTYKPGWEFPGGVVEPGEAPARAGIREVEEETGIVLDDVPSLLVVDWERPVPPGFGGLRLLFDGGRLDSAEAGRLLLPGPELRGCRFVTEEEAADLLPPVRYERLRWALRARERGAALYLEAGVPVG
- a CDS encoding dipeptidase gives rise to the protein MSSHPVTGTVASLMPRAKEELAELVAFKSVADFDQFPRSESEAAANWIADALRAEGFQDVALLDTPDGTQSVYGYLPGPEGAKTVLLYAHYDVQPPLDEAGWDTPPFELTERDGRWYGRGAADCKGGVIMHLLALRALKANGGVPVHVKVIAEGSEEQGTGGLERYAEEHPELLAADTVVIGDAGNFRAGLPTVTATLRGMTLVRVQVDTLAGNLHSGQFGGAAPDALAALIRVLDSLRAEDGTTTVDGLTTDARWDGLQYDEEQFRQDAKVLDGVELIGSGTVADRIWARPAVTVLGIDCPPVVGATPSVQASARALVSLRVPPGVDAAEATGLLAAHLEAHTPWGARVRVEQIGQGQAFRADTSSPAYKAMAEAMAVAYPGQEMQYAGQGGSIPLCNTLATLYPEAEILLIGLSEPEAQIHAVNESVSPEELERLSVAEALFLLNYAAS
- a CDS encoding geranylgeranyl reductase family protein produces the protein MSSENSSAEDARQVWDVVVVGAGPAGASAAYAAAVAGRRVLLLEKAELPRYKTCGGGIIGPSRDALPPGFELPFKDRVHAVTFSHNGRFTRTRRSRQMLFGLINRPEFDQQLVEHAQKAGAELRTGVTVSRVEQHGSAVPDRRTVAVVLQGGETVLARAVVGADGSASRIGAHVGVKLDQVDLGLEAEIPVPETVAEDWKGRVLIDWGPMPGSYGWVFPKGDTLTVGVISARGEGAATKRYLEDFIGRLGLAGFEPSISSGHLTRCRADDSPLSRGRVLVCGDAAGLLEPWTREGISFALRSGRLAGEWAVRIAEAHDAVDTRRQALNYAFAVKAGLGVEMSVGKRMLAVFERRPGIFHAALTGFRPAWRAFKDITQGSSSLGELVRSHPMAQRALNALDRRSADEPVGS
- a CDS encoding MerR family transcriptional regulator, coding for MRAGEAAAAAGVTIKALRYYEDCGLLSPGRAANGYRDYTAEDVRLAEEIRSLGTLGLAPKETGPFLACLRAGHEQGDHCVESLAAYQRKIEALDLLVARLTRSRDQLIRRRDAAAQRGFPSATELAKESTEMLPTADPLPADLPAPVDDGAAAHLPGRTLPALSFTGTDGSNIRLDAVFEGRWVLFLYPLTGDPAADIPEGWNEIPGARGCSQEACSFRDNLDALRAEGIGRVLALSSDRADYQQALVDRLHLPYPMLSDPRLTLADELKLPTFEAGGQTLYRRLTLVLRGATIEHVFYPVFPPDTHADEVAQWFRDHRDA
- a CDS encoding nitroreductase/quinone reductase family protein codes for the protein MSPSPSSPYYLKASPLALRLNRVVGWLARHGLSLAGTAEMSVRGRTSGRMQRIPVNPHTYDGARYLVSARGHSQWVRNMRAAGGGELRVGREVRAFTAVELPDDEKLPVLRTYLEKWGWEVDQYFQGVTAASSDEEIIASAPDHPVFRITVGPRTS